The following proteins come from a genomic window of Diorhabda sublineata isolate icDioSubl1.1 chromosome 7, icDioSubl1.1, whole genome shotgun sequence:
- the LOC130446659 gene encoding protein TANC2 isoform X2: MVNRRAMDFHKTMDSNQIHFRKSIDFDMFSECESLAASTEEILWSDDDTIIAEQEITWNKDLAAIRRLLDAENSTSGTCPSCEMPFDKGKKRRLIDNCGHERCYSCMFTNESCPLCMGNGDRTENDGTLRPNLGCAPLRGSVISLQGEVPSSQLEKAEKVQSRTKVKTNGYFNLLSQSRHDLLTSSIEVGHPEKLPKTRPSNLRHRPPDQSIMTQSCPTPPQARKKFYLGAKGLKSPLLSRSRQQDSAVSDDETSNPKPVLKKTSENDMYMRLGLLLGDSARRSKKTQEANHESCSSLASYEASTMLSANTSPVSTLTGSSEDQHRTNPSSDSVASLMSLSLSGQSTSSSPLSRRHSVTPSQPHLNESVRYRKPGARITKAEISKISADPRIRLRQYGPPQLTFKPLFFEVPLQEPDPLFIGRHWLIKEIEDVINSSSPGVLLTGNAGSGKTALILQLVEYSCFGRRKESHHHSDRSRSPQSIYYQIDLISEKIKQLSNSIVAYHFCQADNNNTCSVPDFIHSLAAQLCQAPKLASYRDHLVNESDLQSILALRECIANPDVAFTRGILEPLACLRRLGKIDNQNFVILIDALCEAEYHRPDHGDTITTFLLKHISSFPSWLKVITTVRSQLEEVTKQLPFTRISLDNIQSNDNIQKDIIGYINFRVQNNQAIQSNLTATNSGKTENSSVCQSKFAQHLLNASQGSFLFVKLTLDLLEKGQLVVKSSGYKVLPVNLAEIYLLHFNLRFPTIRSFEKVTHILSVCLAALYPLTILEIYYSVNALTIDNFLPWNEFLQRFKLLSGFLVKRLDNTYMFFHSSFREWLIRRDENDAMKFLCDLRTGHAGISFRLSRVQAPLDPEKTLELGHHILKAHVYRNMSMNTLTSRDLQAKWVADSSENVSEAVCHLRNMYCPNVKVSRLMLLAGASPNHVTDLLGNAPVLCVYANEGILPMVSLLLEFGADVELVNSQGCTALSLASARGHCDVVRQLIAAGASPGHADTGGYSPLVHAARNGFLNVVGYLLACDWIPKNEDDVQIAIAAQQALIAAAGQGHSEVVEYLLDMAEVNIDIPDNITGETALTVAALNGCHGVCSVLINRGANVCMTNKKELAPLLLAVKEGHWAVAERLIQNHAAIEQCDSNGKSPLMIASSEGHLGIIELLIDRGADLNKEDKEGITPLGWACLRGKVQVAQCLLERGAFINHTDKSGRIPLDLAAFHGNQILVQYLIDRGATIEHVDMNGMRPLDRAIGCRNVQVIHCFLKKGAKLGPATWSMAHGKPDILLILLNKLLEDGNILYRKSRLKEAAHRYQYALKKFPIEDQDEHNKTFKQLKINFLLNFSRCKRKLGESQEAIELANLVVELKPESYEAYYARAKAKLDQSKYESALHDVKEALKRAPQQGNEIKILNYLLEDITTRMVSSRSLGNRRNVAISVDTLHE, translated from the exons ATTTGGCAGCCATTAGACGGCTTCTAGATGCCGAAAATTCCACATCTGGCACGTGTCCAAGTTGCGAGATGCCTTTCGACAAAGGCAAAAAGAGAAGACTAATAGACAATTGCGGCCATGAAAGATGCTATTCCTGTATGTTCACCAATGAGTCATGCCCACTCTGCATGGGCAACGGAGATAGAACGGAAAACG aTGGAACGCTGAGACCTAATTTGGGATGTGCCCCATTGAGAGGATCCGTTATTAGTCTCCAAGGAGAAGTACCTTCAAGTCAACTAGAAAAAGCGGAAAAAGTTCAATCGAGGACCAAAGTTAAAACTAACGGTTATTTTAACTTACTTTCGCAA AGCCGTCATGATTTGTTAACGTCCAGCATAGAAGTAGGCCATCCGGAAAAGTTGCCAAAGACCCGACCTTCCAATTTGCGACATAGGCCGCCAGATCAAAGTATTATGACTCAAAGTTGTCCTACGCCTCCCCAAGCCAGGAAAAAATTTTACCTTGGAGCTAAAGGATTGAAGAGTCCTCTATTAAGTAGGAGTAGACAACAAGACTCAGCGGTATCAG ACGACGAAACATCGAATCCGAAACctgttttaaaaaaaacctCCGAAAACGACATGTACATGCGTCTTGGGCTACTCCTTGGTGACTCCGCCAGACGATCGAAGAAAACTCAAGAAGCTAACCATGAATCGTGTTCGTCATTAGCTAGTTATGAGGCTTCAACGATGCTATCTGCAAATACAAGTCCGGTATCAACTTTAACCGGAAGCAGCGAAGACCAGCATAGGACGAATCCAAGTTCAGATAGTGTCGCTTCTTTGATGTCTCTTTCTTTATCTGGACAAAGCACCAGCTCGAGTCCTCTTAGTAGACGACATAGTGTAACTC CTTCTCAACCTCATCTCAATGAAAGTGTCCGATATCGAAAACCAGGAGCTAGAATAACAAAAGcggaaatatcaaaaatttcagcCGATCCTAGGATACGGTTAAGGCAGTACGGTCCTCCGCAACTAACATTCAAACCATTATTTTTTGAAGTACCACTTCAAGAACCAGATCCGTTGTTCATCGGACGTCACTggttaataaaagaaatagaagatgTCATAA atTCTTCCAGTCCCGGTGTTTTACTCACAGGCAATGCCGGAAGCGGTAAAACAGCTCTAATCCTCCAATTGGTCGAGTACAGTTGCTTCGGACGAAGAAAAGAATCCCATCATCATTCCGATAGATCTCGTAGTCCCCAAAGTATCTACTACCAAATAGATTTAATTtccgaaaaaataaaacagctcTCTAACAGTATCGTAGCTTATCACTTCTGTCAAGCCGACAATAACAATACTTGCTCCGTACCTGATTTTATTCATTCTTTAGCAGCTCAATTATGCCAAGCTCCTAAACTAGCTTCCTATCGGGATCATCTAGTGAACGAATCAGACCTTCAAAGTATTTTGGCTTTAAGAGAATGTATAGCGAACCCAGATGTAGCATTCACCAGAGGTATTCTCGAACCTCTAGCTTGTTTGAGGAGATTGGGGAAAATAGATAACCAAAACTTTGTGATACTCATAGACGCCCTTTGCGAAGCTGAATATCATCGACCTGATCACGGTGATACCATAACAACATTCCTGTTAAAACATATCTCGAGTTTCCCTTCGTGGTTGAAAGTCATCACTACAGTTAGAAGTCAATTGGAAGAAGTCACCAAACAGTTGCCATTCACAAGAATATCCTTGGATAATATACAATCTAACGATAACATCCAAAAAGATATAATTGGATATATAAACTTTAGAGTCCAGAATAATCAAGCCATACAAAGTAATTTGACAGCGACAAATAGCGGTAAAACTGAGAATTCTTCCGTTTGTCAAAGTAAATTCGCTCAACATCTCCTTAACGCCAGTCAAGGATCTTTCTTATTCGTAAAACTGACTTTAGATCTGTTAGAAAAAGGACAATTGGTTGTTAAATCGTCCGGGTATAAAGTCCTACCTGTTAACTTAgctgaaatatatttattacatttcaaTTTGAGATTTCCTACTATAAGATCTTTCGAAAAAGTTACTCATATTCTTAGCGTTTGCTTAGCGGCTCTATACCCTTTAAccattttggaaatatattattcaGTTAATGCTCTCACGATCGATAATTTTTTGCCCTGGAACGAATTCCTGCAGAGATTCAAATTGTTGTCTGGATTTTTGGTGAAAAGATTGGACAATACTTATATGTTTTTCCATTCGTCGTTCAGAGAGTGGTTGATAAGAAGAGATGAAAATGATGCTATGAAATTTTTATGCGATCTAAGAACTGGACATGCTGGAATTTCTTTCAG ATTATCCCGAGTACAAGCACCGTTGGATCCAGAAAAAACTTTGGAATTGGGTCATCACATTCTGAAAGCTCACGTTTATCGAAACATGTCGATGAACACTTTAACTTCTAGAGATTTGCAAGCAAAATGGGTTGCTGATAGCTCAGAAAATGTTTCAGAAGCCGTATGTCATTTAAGAAATATGTACTGTCCGAACGTAAAAGTGTCCAGATTAATGCTACTAGCCGGTGCTTCTCCTAATCACGTAACCGATCTCTTGGGCAATGCGCCAGTTTTGTGTGTATACGCAAATGAAg GTATCCTTCCAATGGTGTCATTGCTTCTCGAATTCGGAGCCGATGTGGAACTCGTCAACAGTCAAGGATGCACAGCTCTATCTCTCGCTTCCGCTAGAGGCCATTGCGACGTGGTGCGTCAGTTAATAGCAGCTGGAGCTTCTCCGGGTCACGCAGATACCGGTGGATATAGCCCTTTAGTACATGCTGCTAGAAACGGATTTCTCAACGTTGTAGGTTATCTGCTAGCTTGTGATTGGATTCCTAAAAACGAAGACGACGTTCAAATAGCCATAGCGGCGCAACAGGCTCTAATAGCTGCCGCAGGACAAGGTCACAGCGAAGTAGTTGAATATCTGCTGGATATGGCCGAGGTTAATATTGACATTCCGGATAATATTACag GTGAAACTGCATTAACTGTAGCTGCTTTGAATGGTTGCCATGGTGTTTGTTCCGTGTTGATAAACCGAGGTGCCAACGTTTGTATGACGAACAAGAAAGAATTAGCGCCGTTGCTGTTAGCTGTTAAAGAAGGACATTGGGCCGTAGCCGAAAGACTGATACAGAATCATGCTGCTATCGAACAGTGTGATTCGAATGGAAAATCGCCATTGATGATAGCATCTTCCGAAGGTCATTTAGGAATTATCGAACTTTTAATCGATAGAG gTGCTGATTTAAACAAAGAAGATAAAGAAGGCATAACTCCATTGGGATGGGCGTGCTTGAGAGGTAAAGTTCAAGTAGCTCAATGCCTCTTAGAAAGAGGTGCTTTCATCAATCATACTGATAAATCCGGCAGGATACCTTTGGATTTAGCAGCTTTCCATGGAAACCAAATATTAGTTCAATATTTAATCGATAGAGGTGCTACAATAGAACATGTGGACATGAACGGTATGAGGCCGTTGGACAGAGCAATAGGATGTAGAAACGTACAAGTTATACACTGTTTTTTGAAAAAGGGAGCAAAACTGGGACCTGCTACGTGGAGTATGGCCCACGGGAAACCGGATATTTT attgatATTGCTTAATAAATTACTGGAAGACGGTAATATACTATATAGGAAGAGTCGACTGAAGGAAGCTGCTCACCGTTACCAATATGCTCTTAAAAAATTCCCTATAGAAGACCAAGATGAACACAACAAAACCTTCAAAcaattgaaaatcaatttcCTATTAAACTTTTCCAGATGTAAAAGGAAATTGGGG GAATCCCAAGAAGCTATTGAATTAGCAAATCTTGTTGTTGAATTAAAACCAGAATCTTATGAAGCTTATTATGCCAGAGCAAAAGCAAAATTGGATCAAAGTAAATACGAAAGTGCCTTACACGACGTTAAAGAAGCCTTGAAGAGGGCACCACAACAAGGGaacgaaattaaaattttaaattatttgttagaAGATATAACTACGAGGATGGTATCCAGTAGAAGTTTAGGAAATAGAAGGAACGTCGCAATTTCGGTAGATACTCTACACGAGTGA
- the LOC130446659 gene encoding protein TANC2 isoform X3 translates to MNTPRLLGSGISLSDLDLAAIRRLLDAENSTSGTCPSCEMPFDKGKKRRLIDNCGHERCYSCMFTNESCPLCMGNGDRTENDGTLRPNLGCAPLRGSVISLQGEVPSSQLEKAEKVQSRTKVKTNGYFNLLSQSRHDLLTSSIEVGHPEKLPKTRPSNLRHRPPDQSIMTQSCPTPPQARKKFYLGAKGLKSPLLSRSRQQDSAVSAGMTSSTTSTEGKHWPSVILGKIRSLWNAGSKSANTGLNQLLRDDETSNPKPVLKKTSENDMYMRLGLLLGDSARRSKKTQEANHESCSSLASYEASTMLSANTSPVSTLTGSSEDQHRTNPSSDSVASLMSLSLSGQSTSSSPLSRRHSVTPSQPHLNESVRYRKPGARITKAEISKISADPRIRLRQYGPPQLTFKPLFFEVPLQEPDPLFIGRHWLIKEIEDVINSSSPGVLLTGNAGSGKTALILQLVEYSCFGRRKESHHHSDRSRSPQSIYYQIDLISEKIKQLSNSIVAYHFCQADNNNTCSVPDFIHSLAAQLCQAPKLASYRDHLVNESDLQSILALRECIANPDVAFTRGILEPLACLRRLGKIDNQNFVILIDALCEAEYHRPDHGDTITTFLLKHISSFPSWLKVITTVRSQLEEVTKQLPFTRISLDNIQSNDNIQKDIIGYINFRVQNNQAIQSNLTATNSGKTENSSVCQSKFAQHLLNASQGSFLFVKLTLDLLEKGQLVVKSSGYKVLPVNLAEIYLLHFNLRFPTIRSFEKVTHILSVCLAALYPLTILEIYYSVNALTIDNFLPWNEFLQRFKLLSGFLVKRLDNTYMFFHSSFREWLIRRDENDAMKFLCDLRTGHAGISFRLSRVQAPLDPEKTLELGHHILKAHVYRNMSMNTLTSRDLQAKWVADSSENVSEAVCHLRNMYCPNVKVSRLMLLAGASPNHVTDLLGNAPVLCVYANEGILPMVSLLLEFGADVELVNSQGCTALSLASARGHCDVVRQLIAAGASPGHADTGGYSPLVHAARNGFLNVVGYLLACDWIPKNEDDVQIAIAAQQALIAAAGQGHSEVVEYLLDMAEVNIDIPDNITGETALTVAALNGCHGVCSVLINRGANVCMTNKKELAPLLLAVKEGHWAVAERLIQNHAAIEQCDSNGKSPLMIASSEGHLGIIELLIDRGADLNKEDKEGITPLGWACLRGKVQVAQCLLERGAFINHTDKSGRIPLDLAAFHGNQILVQYLIDRGATIEHVDMNGMRPLDRAIGCRNVQVIHCFLKKGAKLGPATWSMAHGKPDILLILLNKLLEDGNILYRKSRLKEAAHRYQYALKKFPIEDQDEHNKTFKQLKINFLLNFSRCKRKLGESQEAIELANLVVELKPESYEAYYARAKAKLDQSKYESALHDVKEALKRAPQQGNEIKILNYLLEDITTRMVSSRSLGNRRNVAISVDTLHE, encoded by the exons ATTTGGCAGCCATTAGACGGCTTCTAGATGCCGAAAATTCCACATCTGGCACGTGTCCAAGTTGCGAGATGCCTTTCGACAAAGGCAAAAAGAGAAGACTAATAGACAATTGCGGCCATGAAAGATGCTATTCCTGTATGTTCACCAATGAGTCATGCCCACTCTGCATGGGCAACGGAGATAGAACGGAAAACG aTGGAACGCTGAGACCTAATTTGGGATGTGCCCCATTGAGAGGATCCGTTATTAGTCTCCAAGGAGAAGTACCTTCAAGTCAACTAGAAAAAGCGGAAAAAGTTCAATCGAGGACCAAAGTTAAAACTAACGGTTATTTTAACTTACTTTCGCAA AGCCGTCATGATTTGTTAACGTCCAGCATAGAAGTAGGCCATCCGGAAAAGTTGCCAAAGACCCGACCTTCCAATTTGCGACATAGGCCGCCAGATCAAAGTATTATGACTCAAAGTTGTCCTACGCCTCCCCAAGCCAGGAAAAAATTTTACCTTGGAGCTAAAGGATTGAAGAGTCCTCTATTAAGTAGGAGTAGACAACAAGACTCAGCGGTATCAG CTGGAATGACATCATCGACGACGTCAACAGAAGGAAAACATTGGCCCAGCgtgattttaggaaaaatacGTTCGCTGTGGAATGCGGGCTCCAAAAGTGCCAATACAGGCCTTAATCAACTTTTAAGAG ACGACGAAACATCGAATCCGAAACctgttttaaaaaaaacctCCGAAAACGACATGTACATGCGTCTTGGGCTACTCCTTGGTGACTCCGCCAGACGATCGAAGAAAACTCAAGAAGCTAACCATGAATCGTGTTCGTCATTAGCTAGTTATGAGGCTTCAACGATGCTATCTGCAAATACAAGTCCGGTATCAACTTTAACCGGAAGCAGCGAAGACCAGCATAGGACGAATCCAAGTTCAGATAGTGTCGCTTCTTTGATGTCTCTTTCTTTATCTGGACAAAGCACCAGCTCGAGTCCTCTTAGTAGACGACATAGTGTAACTC CTTCTCAACCTCATCTCAATGAAAGTGTCCGATATCGAAAACCAGGAGCTAGAATAACAAAAGcggaaatatcaaaaatttcagcCGATCCTAGGATACGGTTAAGGCAGTACGGTCCTCCGCAACTAACATTCAAACCATTATTTTTTGAAGTACCACTTCAAGAACCAGATCCGTTGTTCATCGGACGTCACTggttaataaaagaaatagaagatgTCATAA atTCTTCCAGTCCCGGTGTTTTACTCACAGGCAATGCCGGAAGCGGTAAAACAGCTCTAATCCTCCAATTGGTCGAGTACAGTTGCTTCGGACGAAGAAAAGAATCCCATCATCATTCCGATAGATCTCGTAGTCCCCAAAGTATCTACTACCAAATAGATTTAATTtccgaaaaaataaaacagctcTCTAACAGTATCGTAGCTTATCACTTCTGTCAAGCCGACAATAACAATACTTGCTCCGTACCTGATTTTATTCATTCTTTAGCAGCTCAATTATGCCAAGCTCCTAAACTAGCTTCCTATCGGGATCATCTAGTGAACGAATCAGACCTTCAAAGTATTTTGGCTTTAAGAGAATGTATAGCGAACCCAGATGTAGCATTCACCAGAGGTATTCTCGAACCTCTAGCTTGTTTGAGGAGATTGGGGAAAATAGATAACCAAAACTTTGTGATACTCATAGACGCCCTTTGCGAAGCTGAATATCATCGACCTGATCACGGTGATACCATAACAACATTCCTGTTAAAACATATCTCGAGTTTCCCTTCGTGGTTGAAAGTCATCACTACAGTTAGAAGTCAATTGGAAGAAGTCACCAAACAGTTGCCATTCACAAGAATATCCTTGGATAATATACAATCTAACGATAACATCCAAAAAGATATAATTGGATATATAAACTTTAGAGTCCAGAATAATCAAGCCATACAAAGTAATTTGACAGCGACAAATAGCGGTAAAACTGAGAATTCTTCCGTTTGTCAAAGTAAATTCGCTCAACATCTCCTTAACGCCAGTCAAGGATCTTTCTTATTCGTAAAACTGACTTTAGATCTGTTAGAAAAAGGACAATTGGTTGTTAAATCGTCCGGGTATAAAGTCCTACCTGTTAACTTAgctgaaatatatttattacatttcaaTTTGAGATTTCCTACTATAAGATCTTTCGAAAAAGTTACTCATATTCTTAGCGTTTGCTTAGCGGCTCTATACCCTTTAAccattttggaaatatattattcaGTTAATGCTCTCACGATCGATAATTTTTTGCCCTGGAACGAATTCCTGCAGAGATTCAAATTGTTGTCTGGATTTTTGGTGAAAAGATTGGACAATACTTATATGTTTTTCCATTCGTCGTTCAGAGAGTGGTTGATAAGAAGAGATGAAAATGATGCTATGAAATTTTTATGCGATCTAAGAACTGGACATGCTGGAATTTCTTTCAG ATTATCCCGAGTACAAGCACCGTTGGATCCAGAAAAAACTTTGGAATTGGGTCATCACATTCTGAAAGCTCACGTTTATCGAAACATGTCGATGAACACTTTAACTTCTAGAGATTTGCAAGCAAAATGGGTTGCTGATAGCTCAGAAAATGTTTCAGAAGCCGTATGTCATTTAAGAAATATGTACTGTCCGAACGTAAAAGTGTCCAGATTAATGCTACTAGCCGGTGCTTCTCCTAATCACGTAACCGATCTCTTGGGCAATGCGCCAGTTTTGTGTGTATACGCAAATGAAg GTATCCTTCCAATGGTGTCATTGCTTCTCGAATTCGGAGCCGATGTGGAACTCGTCAACAGTCAAGGATGCACAGCTCTATCTCTCGCTTCCGCTAGAGGCCATTGCGACGTGGTGCGTCAGTTAATAGCAGCTGGAGCTTCTCCGGGTCACGCAGATACCGGTGGATATAGCCCTTTAGTACATGCTGCTAGAAACGGATTTCTCAACGTTGTAGGTTATCTGCTAGCTTGTGATTGGATTCCTAAAAACGAAGACGACGTTCAAATAGCCATAGCGGCGCAACAGGCTCTAATAGCTGCCGCAGGACAAGGTCACAGCGAAGTAGTTGAATATCTGCTGGATATGGCCGAGGTTAATATTGACATTCCGGATAATATTACag GTGAAACTGCATTAACTGTAGCTGCTTTGAATGGTTGCCATGGTGTTTGTTCCGTGTTGATAAACCGAGGTGCCAACGTTTGTATGACGAACAAGAAAGAATTAGCGCCGTTGCTGTTAGCTGTTAAAGAAGGACATTGGGCCGTAGCCGAAAGACTGATACAGAATCATGCTGCTATCGAACAGTGTGATTCGAATGGAAAATCGCCATTGATGATAGCATCTTCCGAAGGTCATTTAGGAATTATCGAACTTTTAATCGATAGAG gTGCTGATTTAAACAAAGAAGATAAAGAAGGCATAACTCCATTGGGATGGGCGTGCTTGAGAGGTAAAGTTCAAGTAGCTCAATGCCTCTTAGAAAGAGGTGCTTTCATCAATCATACTGATAAATCCGGCAGGATACCTTTGGATTTAGCAGCTTTCCATGGAAACCAAATATTAGTTCAATATTTAATCGATAGAGGTGCTACAATAGAACATGTGGACATGAACGGTATGAGGCCGTTGGACAGAGCAATAGGATGTAGAAACGTACAAGTTATACACTGTTTTTTGAAAAAGGGAGCAAAACTGGGACCTGCTACGTGGAGTATGGCCCACGGGAAACCGGATATTTT attgatATTGCTTAATAAATTACTGGAAGACGGTAATATACTATATAGGAAGAGTCGACTGAAGGAAGCTGCTCACCGTTACCAATATGCTCTTAAAAAATTCCCTATAGAAGACCAAGATGAACACAACAAAACCTTCAAAcaattgaaaatcaatttcCTATTAAACTTTTCCAGATGTAAAAGGAAATTGGGG GAATCCCAAGAAGCTATTGAATTAGCAAATCTTGTTGTTGAATTAAAACCAGAATCTTATGAAGCTTATTATGCCAGAGCAAAAGCAAAATTGGATCAAAGTAAATACGAAAGTGCCTTACACGACGTTAAAGAAGCCTTGAAGAGGGCACCACAACAAGGGaacgaaattaaaattttaaattatttgttagaAGATATAACTACGAGGATGGTATCCAGTAGAAGTTTAGGAAATAGAAGGAACGTCGCAATTTCGGTAGATACTCTACACGAGTGA